In Arachis hypogaea cultivar Tifrunner chromosome 7, arahy.Tifrunner.gnm2.J5K5, whole genome shotgun sequence, the genomic window GGCATGTAAGAAAGATATGCACCATGGAGTTATTAACACCAAAGCGTGTTCAATCTTTTAGACACATAAGAGAAGCAGAGGTTTTAGAGTTGGTCAAAGCAATATCTCAAAGTCAAGGCTCCATGTTTAATCTCTCTCAAAAGATTTTATCAATGACCTATGGAATCTCGGCTAGAATAGCATTtggtaaaaagaaatttattcacagcgcaaatattttattattattattattattattattattattgtaggaCCTCAGGCGCTACCAGCTCGACTAAAACCAATTGGTGTTAGAAGAAGCGCATACCCTAGCCTTATAGTACATTCAGCAACACAAGCGCCCACGACATTCGATTGTGACTTGGCCCACATAGCCTCCACCACGGGACAATTGATGCACACATGGCCATcataaaagttaatttttgtggtgataattttttaatatttctttaaTATTGACTCTTAAAAATATACTATCCATGTTAGGAGTCTCATAAgaggaatattaaaaaaaaagtcttatattaaaaattagggtaaaatttactttttatttctgAAATTTAACAaacgttttaaaaatatttttaagttttattttgtcctaaaaatttttgatttgcatcaaatatattctaaacagctaaattttcgaaaaatttaacaccaatctaacaataatgcataaaaatgatacttgatttgtttgtgttgagggttgttcttataaaattgttgttgaattggtcttaaattttttgaaaaattaaccatcaagaatatatttgatgcaaaaaaaaaaaattttaggacaaaattaaaaaaaaataaaatttaagaatattttaaaatttttgtcaaaattcAAGGACAAAAACTACACTTTACattaaaaactaacaaataaataATGTTGTAAGATTTTAGActcttttaatataataattaatttttactatGATAATTCTATCAGGATTTTACATCTCATTACATATAACTTTATCATATTTGTTATTTAATAATTGTATGTTTTTTATTTGACAGGTAAAAAATATAGTTATCAGGAAGTTTTTATATCATCTTTTGAAGAAGCATTGCAAATAGCAGGAGAAAATTGTATTGCTGATCTGTATCCTTCAATTAGAGTAGTACTTGAAATGATGAGTAGAGACAAGACTAAACTTAAAGAATTGTACAAAATATCTGATAAGCTATTGCAAGACATCATAGATGATCATAGAAATAGAAAAAGTGGCAAATGTAAAGAAGAAGAAGGCAGTGAAGATTTAGTTGATGTTCTTCTCAAGTTTCAACAAAAAGATTCTGAATATCTCTTAACTGATGATAATATTAAAGCAGTTATTCAGGTTAGTCTAATCAAGACAATAATTATTATCAGTTTAATTGTTTTCTGTGAACCTAAACAAGTCACGTGTTCAAAAAATTTTGCCagtatttattttcttaaatttttacaATATAAGAGTGATCATAAAGCTTTAGACTTAATTATGAAAAGTTGTGATTcgtatttagttttattttaacgtggatatatataataatattgttggaattttttatttagcTAGGCATACATGTTGTTTCGTTGACCAGATACAAGAGAAATATCAAAgagttgattttttaataaaaattaattattaaatatttatgttttttttcaacaatacatacatacaaaataataaaaatatataaaaaataaattaaacaatacaataattagttcttatatcaatttttttatgaaagatTAACAGAAATTACTAATATATCATTTATTTGGGATTGATTAGCTCTTTTctgataaaattatatatatattacaatttaaatgcatTAAAAGTTTtgactatttaattttttataattttttctttatacTAATAAGATTATTAACTCCTTTAACATGTTTGTTAGCAAAacctttattataattaattcatTTGCAGGATATATTTGCTGGTGGTGGAGAAACATCTTCAGCAGTTGTGGATTGGGCAATGGCTGAAATGACTAAGAAACCAAAAGTGATGGAAGCTGCTCAAGCTGAAATTAGAAGAGTTTATGGTAGCAAAGGGTATGTGGATGAATCAAAATTGCACCAATTGACATACCTTAAGTCTATCATCAAAGAAACCTTAAGGTTACATCCATCTTTGCCATTGTTAATTCCTAGAGAGAACAAAGAACCATGCCAAATCAATGGATATCAAATTCCAGCCAATTCTAGAATTATTATCAATGCTTGGGCAATTGGAAGAGATCCAAGGTATTGGGTTGATGCCATGGATTTTAAGCCTGAGAGGTTTGTTGATAATTATTCAATTGATAATAGAGGCACAAACTTTGAGTTTATTCCATTTGGTGGTGGAAGAAGAATGTGTCCCGGAATTGCACTTGCTACACCAAACATGGAGTTGCCACTTGCTCAGTTGCTTTACTATTTTGATTGGAAGCTTCCCAATGGAATCAAGAATGAGGAACTTGATATGAGTGAGTTGTTTGGGATCACTATAAGAAGAAAAAATGATCTCTGCTTAATTCCCATTATTCATCATCAaccataattaatataaattatcccTAGAGTGAGAAAATTAAAAGAGTGattttatataagaaaaatataagtagacaataaaaatactaaataatgtaaacaatagatatatcagaTGTTTAATTTACTAAGTGTGcggatgattattctaatattaagatttaggtggataATTTGGGGTAtagtgtatttttactttattgagCTAATTTTAGAGTCCATTGTTCACAAAAATCATTGTCTACCTAACAAActctttttatatattatgttttatttatcacaTTTGATCATTTTTCTATTACAAATTCTATAACCCTAAAGATAAAGCctataaataattcaaaaatataaaatatctctcatttcataaattaattaattttgaagttgagttaagtctattaaattttaattttgataacttataAGCCCATTGTTATTACACTATTTTAAAGTGGAGTATATACTCAACAAACACTACAACAAAAATTGCAAGCGACGGCGATTTTTCAGTCAAGTCATGACGGCTTAATTTAAACTACCGTTAAATGTCATCCATGACGATTTAAAAAATGATAACAGATAAATTATCGGCATAGAAGTGGCAGCGATTTTATATATAACCGTTAGAATAACTACTATATTAGGCACATAGCAAACAATCGTAGTTTGAAATTGTCATTATATATGgtttaaaattacaaattaaagtTCTTTGTCATGGTTTGTAAAAGCTgtcaaaaaatattcaaaaaatgggtataaaaatattaaggtaaacatatatttacatataagtatattcatatgaaattaataattaaaaattattagataataatttaattaaatttatcaaattatctaTCGAATGTCAAATATAAATTTCACATTTGCATGTAATAAATTTTCaccaaatattttatatatatgcatggGTTATGGAGAAGCAGAAAAATCAAAGAATGCATCATCTATACATTACTATACCAAAGTCAGAAGTTAGGTATAATTAAGTAACCATCTTAACTAATTGGCAGCTAACAACTTTAACATATAACGTGTAAAGGCTTAtagtttgaaattttttttaaatatatctaaaataatgatatttta contains:
- the LOC112701846 gene encoding cytochrome P450 71D10-like, with the protein product MDLQNLISIFTTFLFLFMLLKIAVKKFSSSKDITNLPPGPRKLPIIGNMHNLVGSMPHECLRNLASKYGPLMHLKLGEVSHIIVTSPEMAQEIMKTQDLNFCDRPNVLFARVMNYNRKAIAFGPYGDYWRHVRKICTMELLTPKRVQSFRHIREAEVLELVKAISQSQGSMFNLSQKILSMTYGISARIAFGKKYSYQEVFISSFEEALQIAGENCIADLYPSIRVVLEMMSRDKTKLKELYKISDKLLQDIIDDHRNRKSGKCKEEEGSEDLVDVLLKFQQKDSEYLLTDDNIKAVIQDIFAGGGETSSAVVDWAMAEMTKKPKVMEAAQAEIRRVYGSKGYVDESKLHQLTYLKSIIKETLRLHPSLPLLIPRENKEPCQINGYQIPANSRIIINAWAIGRDPRYWVDAMDFKPERFVDNYSIDNRGTNFEFIPFGGGRRMCPGIALATPNMELPLAQLLYYFDWKLPNGIKNEELDMSELFGITIRRKNDLCLIPIIHHQP